AGCTTGCGGGTTGAGAGTCGAAGTTATCCCTTAAATGAGCTAATCGCCTTTAGCTCGGCTTTTATGACGATGAAAGCCATTGCCAGCAACTTAAATCAAATGAGTCAAGACTTACCTGCCTACACCCAATAGGTAATAGGCAAATATTATCAGCCTGAAGGATTTCTGCTCTCAGGGCTGTATATTCAGTAGAGTGTAGTGGACTGTTTCAACTAAAATAGGGCAATAGATTTCGGCTTAAAGTCTTAGATTATAGAATTTATAGCATTTTTCTAATACACCAAATTAGCTGAAACAGTCCAGTAGGGTGCGTTAGGCGGCTATCAATTTAGTCAAAAAACTAAAATTAATAATTCGCCGTAACGCACCCTACAAGATCGGCGATCGCACTCAACCAAGTGACGGCGTTCTGGTGCAGCGACTTGTTATACGGCTGTTTTTGTGCAATGTGATCTAAAATAAGGGCATCTTACGACTAGGTGACAACAATGTATAAAATTTCTGTTAACCCTCAAATTCATTTTGGGAAGCCCTGCATAGAAGGGACGCGCATCACTGTGCAGAGTGTTCTTGAGTTGCTAAATGAGGGACTCTCTTTCAGTATAATTATTCAGGATTATTACCCTGATTTACAAATTGAAGACATTCGTGCTTGTCTGCAATATGCTATCGCTTTAGTAGCGGCTGAAGACATTAAACTCGTGTCGGCTTAATAATGAAATTTCTTCTCGATCAAGACGTTTACGCAATCACTGCGAGATTTCTAATTGATGCTGGACATGATGTGGTTCTTGTTACTCAGCACCGACCAACCTGATACGGTCGGTGTGCAACGGGATTGTTAGACCGTACCTCACAGATCGCTTATGATCAATTTATTCTCGCATATCTAGAAGTTTAAGCCATGTCACTCACTGAGTTAATTCTTCTGGTCAACAATCTGAGCCAGACAGACAAATTATCACTCTTCAAACTCCTAGCTGCACAAATCCCGGATGCTGAACTACAGGTTATCTTTTCCGCATCAGAGTATCCGATTTGGTCGCCCTACGATGCCACGGAAGCCGCCAATATTCTGAGGCATATGATTCAGGATGACCGAGAGGCATCTACCCATGCCTAGTACAGTCGAATTTCCCCTTTCCGACGATGAAGCATTACCCACGATTCCCATCACTCTGAGTCATGCAGGCCTTTCTGTT
This Microcystis wesenbergii NRERC-220 DNA region includes the following protein-coding sequences:
- a CDS encoding DUF433 domain-containing protein, with amino-acid sequence MYKISVNPQIHFGKPCIEGTRITVQSVLELLNEGLSFSIIIQDYYPDLQIEDIRACLQYAIALVAAEDIKLVSA